Below is a genomic region from Pseudomonas frederiksbergensis.
GCTGGCAACGCAGCGAGTACGGGTCCTGAACCTTTTCGCAGTTTTCGTGCGAATCGGAAACCTGGCTGCGCTCACCCAGCAGGTCGCGGTAAGCGGCAGCGGCATCGATCTGGCCTTTTTGACCACGAGCAGCGTGAATCCGCGCATCGAACGGCGAACGCGAGCCCAGCACGGCTTCAACGGTCAGACCGCCAAGGGCCAGAGCGCCAGCGAACAGGTCTTCACCTTCGAACAGGCCACGCAGCGCGTAGGCGGTCGAAACCTGAGTACCGTTGAGCAGCGCCAGGCCTTCTTTGGCCGCCAGGGTCAGCGGCTTCAGGCCAGCCACTTTCAGCGCTTCAGTCGCTTCCAGCCATTCGCCTTTGTAACGGGCCTTGCCTTCGCCCAGCAGCACCAGCGACATGTGGGCCAGCGGCGCCAGGTCACCGGAAGCACCGACCGAACCTTTCAATGGAATGTGCGGGTAAACCTCGGCGTTGATCAGGGCGATCAGCGCGTCGATCACCACCCGGCGAATGCCGGAGAAACCACGGCTCAGGCTGTTGACCTTGAGCACCATGATCAGACGCACCAGGGCGTCGCTGATCGGCTCGCCAACACCGGCAGCGTGAGACAACACCAGCGAGCGCTGGAGGTTTTCCAGGTCTTCGCTGGCAATGCGGGTCGAAGCCAGCAGGCCGAAACCGGTGTTGATGCCGTACGCGGTACGGTTTTCCACGAGGATCTGTTCCACGCAGGCAACACTGGCTTCGATCTGGGCCGACGCACTGTCGTCGAGACGGACGTTGACCGGTTGCTGATAAACAGCACGCAGTTGGGCAAGACTCAGTTGGCCAGGGATAAGATTCAGAGCAGTCACATTTATTCTCCTTTTGAGAGTTTTTATGCTCTTTATATCAAGAGCAGTTAACCAACCAGACGCTCCGGATGATTCCGTTGTCCGTCGCTGCCCGCTTCTTGAGAGGGATGGCGCCTTGGCACGCTGGCTTTTGTAGAAATCAGTACAGCTTGGGTAACGCGGTTTACAGCAGTAGCGGGTCTTTCAAAATCAATTCAGCCTGGGACGTGGCAGCTCTCCTAAACCGTCGCCGCTCGACGCTGGACAAACCGGTCGACGTATTCATCGGCCGGCGAGTGAAGGATCTCTTTCGGCGTGCCAACCTGGATCAACTGCCCATCCTTGAGAATCGCAATCCGGTTGCCAATGCGCACGGCTTCATCGAGGTCGTGGGTGATGAACACAATGGTCTTGTGCAAGGTCTGTTGCAGTTCGAGCAACTGGTCCTGCATCTCGGCGCGGATCAACGGATCAAGGGCACTGAAGGCTTCATCCATCAGAATGATGTCGGTGTCCGCCGCCAGGGCGCGGGCCAGGCCCACACGCTGACGCATACCGCCGGACAGCTGATGCGGGTATTTGTTTTCGTAGCCTTGAAGGCCCACGGTGTTGATCCAGTGCTGCGCGCGCTCAGCGCACACTTGCTTGCTTTCACCCCGCACTTTCAAACCGTAGGCGACGTTGTCCACTACGCTCTTGTGGGGCAACAGGCCGAAGCTCTGGAACACCATGCTGATCTTGTGCCGACGAAATTCGCGCAGGGCTTCCATGTCGTATTGCAGGATGTCCACGCCGTCCACCAGGATCACGCCGCTGGTCGGGTCGATCAGGCGGTTGATGTGACGCACCAGTGTCGACTTGCCGGAACCTGACAGTCCCATGATCACGAATATTTCGCCGGTAGCGATGCTCAGTGACAGATCATTCACACCGATCACGCAACCGGTCTCGGCCAGCACCTGATCCTTGCTCTTGTTCTGTCGGATCATGTTCAGCGCGTCGGCCGAACGCTCACCGAAAATCTTGAAAACGTTTTTGACTTCGATCTTGGCGGCGTCGTTCATTGGCTCACCTCATGCCGTGGACGACCGTAGGCTTGGGTAATGCGGTCAATGACCACCGCAAGAATCACGATCGCCAGACCGGCTTCAAGACCACGCCCGACATTGAGGGTCTGGATACCCACCAGCACGTCTTCACCCAAGCCACGGGCACCGATCATCGAAGCGATCACCACCATCGACAGGGCCATCATGGTGGTCTGGTTGATTCCGGCCATGATGCTCGGCAGCGCCAGCGGCAGTTGCACGCCGAACAGTTGCTGCCAGCGGTTGGCACCAAAGGCATTGATCGCTTCCATCACTTCGCCATCGACCTGGCGAATGCCCAGATCGGTCAGGCGAATCAGCGGCGGTACGGCGTAGATCACAGTGGCGAAAATCGCCGGGACCTTGCCCAGACCGAACAGCATCAGCACCGGGATCAGGTACACGAAACTCGGCATGGTTTGCATGATGTCGAGCAGCGGCATCAGCACTGAACGCAGACGATTGCTGCGCGCCGACAGAATGCCCAACGGAATGCCGATCAGCACCGAAATAATTGTCGACACCAGCATCAGTGCCAACGTTTGCATGAGCTTGTCCCAGAGGCCGACAGCGCCCACCAGGAACAGCAAACCAACGATCACCGCCGTCGTCATCCGCTTACGGGTGGCGTGCCAGGCAATGCCGGCAACGATCACCAGCATCAACCACCACGGCGCCGCGCGCAGCAGGCCTTCGAGGTTGACGATGGCCCAGAGCAGGGTGTCGGAGATGTGGCGGAACACATCCCCGTAGTTGACGACCAGCGAATCAACCCAAACATTGACCCGGTCGGCGATGGAAAAGGTGAAGCTTTCGGGAAACATAAGAGACTCTCAATCAAGTGGATGTAGCGAACGTCCCGGCCAGCCTCTCGGTTAGCCGGGAGGTATCTGCCTACAGTTCCGCGTTGATTTTCCTGGCAGCGTCGGTGATGACCCACGACTGCCAGATCTCAGGATGTTCCTTCACGAAGATCTTCGCCAGTTTCGTCCAATCAGATGGCTGCAACGCGATCCGCCCCGTTTGTTTTCACTTTTACAGCGTCGTCCTGCTCTACCGGCAGTATCAGGCGCTCGGGTACTGCGCTATGCCACTTCTTGGCGGCGAAGTAGTACATCGCTGCCGGTACCACCAGACCGATGATCCACGAGATGTCGGTATCACCGAGGCTCGCGACCAGAGGGCCGGTGTAGAAGTGGGTGGAAATGAACGGCATTTGAATCAACACACCGAACACGTAAATGCTGATGCCCATGATGTTCCAGCGACCGTAGCGCCCCTCAGGGTTGGACAGTGCAGGAATGTCATAGCGCTCTTTGGTGATGCAGTAGAAGTCCACCAGATTGATCGCGCTCCACGGCGTGAAGAACGCCAGCAGGAACAGGATGAACGCGGAGAATTCCTTGAGGAACGAGTCCTTGCCAAGCAATGCCAGCGCAGCGGCAAGCGACACCATGATGAAGATGTACAGCAGGCGCACACCGCTTCCGATATGCCGGCTGCCACGGAAGCCACTGATGATCGTCGCGATCGACATGAAGCTGCCGTAGGCGTTCAACGTGGTCACGGTGACTTTGCCAAACGCCACGGCGAAGTACAGCAGCGCCGCGACAATCCCGGTACCGCCCAGGCTGACGATGAACGACACCTCGTGGTGAGCGAACTGCGAACCGGCCAGGGCTGCGGCGAACACACCGAAGACCATCGACGCCTGTGCACCGATCACCGACCCCAGGCCAACGGCCCAGAAGGTTTTCGACGCAGAGGTGCTGCGCGGCAGGTACCGCGAGTAGTCCGCCACATAAGGGCCGAACGCGATCTGCCAGGATGCCGACAGTGACACCGCCAACAGGAAGCTCGCGATAGAGAAATGCTTGTTGCCCAGCAACGCTGCGATGTCGTTACCGGCCAGCAGTTTGTAGAACAGGTAGATGAACGCCACCACGCCCAGCACACTGGCGATCCGGCCGATACCGTGGATCACCCGATAGCCGAACATGGTGAAGACCATGATGCTGCCTGCGAACAGAGTGATACCGACCCAGTCTTCGACGTGCAGCAACTGCGCGACCGCCTGCCCCGCCAGCAAGGAGCCGCTGGCCGAAAAGCCGATGTACATCAGGCACACCAGCACCAGCGGAATCACCGCCCCATACACGCCAAACTGCACGCGGCTGGAGATCATTTGCGGCAAGCCGAGTTGCGGACCTTGGGCGGCGTGCAGCGCCATGACGCCACCGCCGAGCAATTGGCCGATCAGCAAACCGATCAACGACCAGAACACATCCCCGCCGAGCACCACGGCCAAGGCCCCGGTGACAATCGCGGTGATTTGCAGGTTGGCACCCAACCACAGGGTGAACTGACTCAATAGACGACCGTGTCTTTCCGCTTCCGGGATGTAGTCGATCGAACGTTTCTCGATCAACGGCTTACTGCTTACACGATCATCATTAGCCATGGTTCAACCTCTGTGGATTGTTATTAGAGTTGACTCAATCCCCCGTAGGAGCTGCCGCAGGCTGCGATCTTTTGATCTTCAGCGCCCGTTATGACGCTAAAGGATCGCAGCCTGCGGCAGCTCCTACAGGTTTTGCATCGGGCCACCCATGACAGGCGGCCCATTCGTTTATTTACCGGTGATCATCGGCAGGTTCAGGCCCTGCTCGTTGGCGCAGTCGATCGCGATCTGGTAGCCGGCATCGGCGTGACGCATAACACCGGTCGCCGGGTCGTTGTGCAGAACGCGAGCGATACGCT
It encodes:
- the hutH gene encoding histidine ammonia-lyase — its product is MTALNLIPGQLSLAQLRAVYQQPVNVRLDDSASAQIEASVACVEQILVENRTAYGINTGFGLLASTRIASEDLENLQRSLVLSHAAGVGEPISDALVRLIMVLKVNSLSRGFSGIRRVVIDALIALINAEVYPHIPLKGSVGASGDLAPLAHMSLVLLGEGKARYKGEWLEATEALKVAGLKPLTLAAKEGLALLNGTQVSTAYALRGLFEGEDLFAGALALGGLTVEAVLGSRSPFDARIHAARGQKGQIDAAAAYRDLLGERSQVSDSHENCEKVQDPYSLRCQPQVMGACLTQFRQAAEVLAIEANAVSDNPLVFAAEGDVISGGNFHAEPVAMAADNMALAIAEIGSLSERRISLMMDKHMSQLPPFLVANGGVNSGFMIAQVTAAALASENKALAHPHSVDSLPTSANQEDHVSMAPAAGKRLWEMAENTRGVLAVEWLAACQGLDLRDGLKTSSKLEKARSTLRAKVPFYEKDRFFAPDINAAIELLASRCLNELVMAKLLPSL
- a CDS encoding quaternary amine ABC transporter ATP-binding protein yields the protein MNDAAKIEVKNVFKIFGERSADALNMIRQNKSKDQVLAETGCVIGVNDLSLSIATGEIFVIMGLSGSGKSTLVRHINRLIDPTSGVILVDGVDILQYDMEALREFRRHKISMVFQSFGLLPHKSVVDNVAYGLKVRGESKQVCAERAQHWINTVGLQGYENKYPHQLSGGMRQRVGLARALAADTDIILMDEAFSALDPLIRAEMQDQLLELQQTLHKTIVFITHDLDEAVRIGNRIAILKDGQLIQVGTPKEILHSPADEYVDRFVQRRAATV
- a CDS encoding ABC transporter permease, yielding MFPESFTFSIADRVNVWVDSLVVNYGDVFRHISDTLLWAIVNLEGLLRAAPWWLMLVIVAGIAWHATRKRMTTAVIVGLLFLVGAVGLWDKLMQTLALMLVSTIISVLIGIPLGILSARSNRLRSVLMPLLDIMQTMPSFVYLIPVLMLFGLGKVPAIFATVIYAVPPLIRLTDLGIRQVDGEVMEAINAFGANRWQQLFGVQLPLALPSIMAGINQTTMMALSMVVIASMIGARGLGEDVLVGIQTLNVGRGLEAGLAIVILAVVIDRITQAYGRPRHEVSQ
- a CDS encoding purine-cytosine permease family protein codes for the protein MANDDRVSSKPLIEKRSIDYIPEAERHGRLLSQFTLWLGANLQITAIVTGALAVVLGGDVFWSLIGLLIGQLLGGGVMALHAAQGPQLGLPQMISSRVQFGVYGAVIPLVLVCLMYIGFSASGSLLAGQAVAQLLHVEDWVGITLFAGSIMVFTMFGYRVIHGIGRIASVLGVVAFIYLFYKLLAGNDIAALLGNKHFSIASFLLAVSLSASWQIAFGPYVADYSRYLPRSTSASKTFWAVGLGSVIGAQASMVFGVFAAALAGSQFAHHEVSFIVSLGGTGIVAALLYFAVAFGKVTVTTLNAYGSFMSIATIISGFRGSRHIGSGVRLLYIFIMVSLAAALALLGKDSFLKEFSAFILFLLAFFTPWSAINLVDFYCITKERYDIPALSNPEGRYGRWNIMGISIYVFGVLIQMPFISTHFYTGPLVASLGDTDISWIIGLVVPAAMYYFAAKKWHSAVPERLILPVEQDDAVKVKTNGADRVAAI